GGGTCTGGCGTGCTGACTGAGACACTGATCGAAGGGCTGAAACCATACACAATAGGCGAGAAACTACGCGGTCTGCGGCTCAAGAAGAGTATGGGGCTGGTGGAACTGGGAAAGCACACCGGCCTGTCCGCTGCGCTGATCTCCAAGCTCGAACGCGGAAAGCTCTTTCCGACTTTGCCCACGTTGCTGAGGATCGCGATGGTGTTCGGCGTTGGTCTCGACTACTTCTTCACGGAAGAGCGCCAGCGGCACGTGGTAGCGATCGCGCGGAAGCAGGAGCGCACTCGCTTTCCCGAGACACCGGGCACTTCGGATATCTCGTACTTTTTCGAGAGCCTCGACTTCAAGGCGACAGAACGAAAGTTTGGAGCGTACTTTGCCCAATTCGAACCCGTCGCGCACAGGAAGGCGAAACCTCATCAGCACGCGGGAGTGGAATTCGTTTACGTCATCGCGGGAAAACTGGCGATCAAGATTGGCAGCGACGAGCACGAACTCCGCGCTGGCGACGCGATTTACTTCGACAGCACGGTTCTGCACAGTTACCGGCGCGCCGGAAATAGACCGTGCAACGGAGTCGTCATCACGATGGCCTCATAGTTCTGCCAGACAATATCGCCACCGCTGGACGCGGTGGCGATATTGTTTGCGGCAAGCGTAAGAACGATTCAGCGCTTCGGTCTATAGATGTGCGTGGCCTGCCCGTAGAACGATTCCGCCGCTTCCATCACCGTCTCAGATAATGTGGGATGGGGATGGATAGTGAGCTTCATATCGGCTGCGACGGCTGCCATCTCTACGGCGAGTACGCCCTCGCTGATCATCTCCCCTGCGCCAGGTCCGCAGATACCCACTCCGAGCACGCGTTCCGTCTTGGGATCGATGACGAGCTTCGTAACGCCTTCCGTGCGGTCCAGCGTCATTGCGCGTCCCGAAGCGCCCCAGGGAAACTTGGCGACCGTAACCTCGCGGCCTTCGTTCTGCGCCTGCGTCTCTGTGAGACCACACCAGGCAATCTCAGGATCGGTGAAGACGACGGCAGGAATGGCATTTGGTTCGAAGGCAACCTTGTGCCCGGCGATGTGCTCCGCCGCGACGCGCCCTTCGTGCGAAGCTTTGTGCGCAAGCATCGGGTCGCCCACGACATCGCCAATCGCGTAGATGGCTGGGTCGGCGGTCTGCAACTGCTTGTTGACTTCAATGAAGCCGCGTTGGTTAACCTTGACTTTTGTGTTCTCCAGGCCCGGCACTTCTGAGTTCGGACGACGTCCGACCGAGACGAGCACCTTCTCAAACACCTGCTCCTTCTCGGTAACGTCAGCCCCGTCGAAGGTGACGCGCACGCCGCAGTCCTCCTCTTTCATGCTGCTCACCTTCGTGTTGAGCATGATGGAGGCGAATTGCTTTTGAAGGCGTCGATGCAGTGGCGTAACCAGGTCGCGGTCAGCGCCGGGCAGAAGTCCGGACGTCATCTCGACAACGGAAACTTTCGTACCAAGCGATGAATATACGGTGCCGAGTTCCAGACCGATGTAGCCGCCGCCAACGACGAGCAGCGTTTTGGGAATGTTCTCCAGCGCGAGGCCCCCGGTCGAATCCAGGATGCGCGACGATTTGGGAAACGTGGGAATCGTCGCAGGACGCGAGCCAGTGGCGATAATGATGCGATCGAACGAGAGCGTCTCTTCGCCGCCCTTCGTTTTCTCCACCTTCAGCGTCGTTGAGTTCACGAATGTTGCGCGGCCCTGTATGAACGTGACGCCGCGTTGTTTGGAAAGCTGGCCGAGGCCGCCCGTCAGTTTTTTGACCACGCCTTCTTTGAACGAACGCAGCTTCTCCAACTCAATCTTCGGCTCGCCAAAAGTGACGCCCCAGTTCGCCGCATGTTGCGATTCGTTGATGAATGCGGCCACGTGCAGAAGTGCCTTCGACGGAATGCATCCCCGATACAAACAAACGCCGCCAGGGTTCGTCTCCATGGCAATCAAGGTGACCTTCATCCCAAGATCTGCCGCAAGAAAAGCGGCGGCGTAGCCACCTGGCCCGCCGCCGACAACCGCGATTCTCAAACTTTCATTTGCCATTTCGTACGCAAACCTCGTGCACAGCGGTTAGGAGATTAAGACCTCTGAACTGAAGTCGATTAACTATTATCCCTGTACGGAAAGCAGGAACGGTTGCTCCAGCGCCTCGACGACCCAGCGCAGGAAGCGCGCCGCATCGGCGCCATCGATAAGCCGATGATCGTAAGAGAGTGACAGCGGCATGATGAGGCGCGGCTCGAACTTGTCCTTCACCCACACGGGTTCCATGCGCGAGCGCGACATGCCAAGGATGGCCACCTCCGGAAGATTAACGATCGGCGTGAAGGCCGTGCCTCCAATGCCACCGAGGTTGGTGATGGTGAAGGTGCCGCCCTCCATGTCTTCCGGCGTGAGCTTCTTGTTGCGGGCCTTGGTTGAAAGCTGCGACAACTCGGCCGCCAGTTCCACGATGTTCTTTTTGTCCACGTTGCGGATGACGGGCACGAGCAGCCCGCGGTCGGTATCCACGGCGACCCCGATATTGATATAGCGCTTGTAAATAACCTCTTCGTTGGCGGGGTCAATCGTGGCGTTGACCTGAGGGAAAACTTTCAGCGCGGATGCTATGACTTTCAAAGCGATGGCCGTAACCGTCATTTTGCCGCCTGCGGCTTCCACTTTCGGAGCGAAGCGCGCGCGCAGTTCTTCGAGTCCGGTGATGTCGGCTTTGTCGAATTGCGTGACGTGCGGAATCGAAATCCATGCTTCGGCGAGATGTTCCGCCGTCTTGCGGCGCACCCCACGCATGGAAACCTTTTCGATTGGACCCCACTTGGAGAAGTCGGGAAGCTTGGTGCGCGGGAACGGCAAACCGCCGGTTTCAGGAGCCGCCTTGGGCGCTGCCGCACCGGATACGATGCCCTTGGCAAACGACTTCACATCACCTTCGGTGATGCGTTCGCCCGGGCCGGTTCCCTTCACGTTGTAGATGTCCAAGCCCAACTCACGGGCCAGGCGACGCACGGAAGGCGCTGCGGCGATGGGCGGACGCTGATCGGCACCGGCCGTCTTTTCCAGTTGCGGAGGATATGGCGCGTGCTCCACGCCGGCATGTGCATCCGGGGGGAAGGCTTCGCGCTCGGTCTTGCCTTCCAGCTTACGAGCTGCCTGGTAAGTTTCACGAGCCACTTGCGTGCTGCTGGCCTCGTCTTCCGCTTGGCTCGGCGGAACCGGCGCGGGAGCAGCTTCAGGAGATGGCGCAAGGGGAGCACTCGCGGCCGGTGCACCCGCAGCAGCTTGGTAGGAGAAGATTGTCTGCCCTACTTTGATTTTCTGGCCGGCGCTGACGCTGACATCCTTGACTGTGCCGTTCACGCTGGATGGAACTTCGATCACGGCCTTATCGGTTTCCAGTTCCATTACCGGTTGGCCTTCAGCGACGGCGTCCCCCGGCTTGACCATGAGTCGAACAAGGTCGCCCTGCTCGATGTTTTCGCCCAATTCCGGCAGTTTGTACTCAAGAGTGCCACCTGCGGGAACTTCTGCAGGTGTAGCCATGGGCTTCGGAGTATCTTTCTTCTCTGCCTTCGGCTTCTCCTGTTGGGACGCTTCCTGCTTGGGTGCGGCTTCCTGCTTTGGGGTGGCGGGTTTCGCTTCCGCAGCCGCGGACGCACCGTCGCCCTCGACGGTAAAGATGACCTGGCCTACGTGTACCTTCTCGCCCTGTGCTACGCGGACGTCCTGCACTTTTCCGCTGACGGTGGAAGGCACTTCGATAACCGCCTTGTCCGTCTCCAACTCCATGACCGCCTGACCGGTGCTGACCGTATCACCGGGATTGATCATCACCCGCACAAGATCTCCGGCCTCGATGTTTTCACCCAGTTCCGGAAGTTTGAACTCAATCGCCAAGGTCGTTCCTTTCTTATCGCAGTGCGCGGCGGCGCCGTGGCACTGGCCCGAAAGCGCGGCGAAGTTGCCTGCTGCCTTCGGAGTTGAGCCCTTTTTGGCGAGCGCACGCAGGCGCTCGCCGGGCGTCCATACCGTTATACCGTTACCGGATTTGGCTTGTCGGCTTTGATGCCAAGATCCTGTATGGCCTTCTGCACTACGTCGGCCTTGATCTTGCCATCACGGGCCAGGGCACTGAGAGTCGCAAGCACAATGTACCTGGCATCCACTTCGAAGAAGTCGCGCAATGAAGCACGTTTTTCGCTGCGCCCGAAACCATCCGTGCCAAGCGCCACCAGCTTTCCGGGAACCCACTGCGAAATCGATTCGGGCAGTGTCTTGACGTAGTCCGAAGCCGCGACAAAGACTGTGTCCTTGGGCGCAGTCTGCAAAGACTGGGTCACGTACGGCACGCGCGGTTTTTCCGCCGGGTGCAGCATGTTCCAGCGATCCGCGTCGATACCGTCGGTGTAGAGATTTTTATAGCTGGTGACGCTCCACACGTCGGCGGCCACGCCGTACTTATCTTCCAGCATCTGCTGTGCCTTGAGAACCTCAAGCAGGATGGCACCGCTACCAAGCAGTTGCGCCCGCAGCTTTGCATCCTTCTTCTCCGACGGCTTCAAGCGGTACAGACCCTTCAGAATGCCCTCGCGCGCGCCTTCCGGCATGTGCGGCATCTCCCAGGGCTCATTCATCACCGTGATGTAGTAGAAGATGTTTTCCTTGTTCACGTACATACGGCGTATGCCGTCCTGAACGATCACCGCGATTTCGTAGGCAAATGCCGGGTCATACGCAACCAGGTTCGGCACCGGATAAGCGAGCAGATGGCTGTGCCCATCCTGATGCTGAAGGCCTTCACCGGCGAGGGTTGTTCGTCCCGCCGTTCCTCCGACCAGGAACCCACGCGTGCGCATGTCGCCGGCGGCCCAGACCAGATCGCCTACGCGTTGCAGCCCGAACATAGAGTAGTAGATGAAGAACGGAATCGCATTGATGCCGTGCGTGGAATACGCCGTGCCAGCGGCCATGAACTCGGCCATGGAACCCGCTTCGGTGATGCCCTCCTCAAGAATCTGTCCGTCCTTCGCTTCCTTGTAGTAGAGGAGAGTGTCCATGTCGACCGGCTCGTAGAGCTGCCCAACGCTGGAGTAGATGCCGACCTGACGGAACATGGCTTCCATTCCAAAGGTGCGCGCCTCATCAGGGATGATGGGCACGATGAGTCGGCCAACCTGCTTGTCCCGCAGCAACTTCGAGAGCATCCGTACGAAGACCATTGTCGTGGAGACCTTGCGGCCTTCCGTGCCCTTGTAAAACTCTTCGAAGATATCTTCCGGCAAGGGCTCAAGCGGCGCATCGCCTGATTTGCGCGACGGCATATAGCCACCCAGTTCCTTACGACGGGCCTGCAGGTACTGAATCTCGAGGCTATCGTCCGCAGGGCGATAGAACGGAGCGCCATGCAATTGCTCGTCGGGAACGGGGATGCCGAAGCGCGAGCGGAAAATACTGAGCTCTTCGTCGTTAATCTTTTTCTGCTGGTGCGTAATGTTCTTGCCTTCGCCGCTCTCTCCGAGGCCGTAGCCCTTGATGGTTTTGGCGAGGATGACAGTTGGTGAACCCTTGTGTTCGGTCGCAGCCTTGTATGCGGCGTAAACCTTGAGCGGGTCGTGTCCGCCAAGACGCATCTTGGCCAGTTGCTCATCGCTGAGGTGTTCGACCATTTTCAGCAGGCGCGGGTCTGTGCCAAAGAAGTTCTGGCGGAAGTACGCGCCCGTCGAGACGAAATACTTCTGGTATTGCCCGTCGGTAATCTCGCCCATACGCTTGACGAGCAAGCCGTCGCGATCTTTTTCGAGCAACGGATCCCAATCGCTGCCCCAGATAACCTTGATTACATTCCAACCAGCGCCGCGGAAAATCGCCTCCAGTTCCTGGATGATTTTTCCATTGCCACGCACCGGACCATCGAGGCGCTGGAGGTTGCAATTGACAACGAAGATAAGGTTGTCGAGCTTCTCGCGGGAAGCGAGCGTGATTGCGCCCAAAGACTCCGGCTCATCCGTCTCGCCGTCGCCAAGGAACGCCCAGACTTTTCCAGTGTTCGACTTCTTCAGTCCGCGGTTTTCAAGATAGCGATTGAAACGAGCTTTGTAGATAGCCTGAATGGGGCCGAGTCCCATCGAAACCGTCGGGAACTCCCAGAAGTTCGGCATGAGCCAGGGATGCGGATAGGACGAAAGCCCGCCACCTTCGGCAAGTTCGCGCCGGAAGTTTTCCAGCTTCTCGATGGAGAGGCGTCCCTCAAGAAAGGCGCGAGCATAGATGCCCGGCGAAGCGTGTCCCTGGAAGTAGATGAT
Above is a genomic segment from Clostridia bacterium containing:
- the aceE gene encoding pyruvate dehydrogenase (acetyl-transferring), homodimeric type; translated protein: MNNSEKHDGLEVLETREWLDSLDYVLETGGVERAGRLLQQLELYTARAGYRLPFTATTPYQNSIPVEAQPPFPGSQEVERRIKSLVRWNALAMVMRANKKSEGIGGHISTYASAATLYEIGFNHFFRAQTEDGDRDIIYFQGHASPGIYARAFLEGRLSIEKLENFRRELAEGGGLSSYPHPWLMPNFWEFPTVSMGLGPIQAIYKARFNRYLENRGLKKSNTGKVWAFLGDGETDEPESLGAITLASREKLDNLIFVVNCNLQRLDGPVRGNGKIIQELEAIFRGAGWNVIKVIWGSDWDPLLEKDRDGLLVKRMGEITDGQYQKYFVSTGAYFRQNFFGTDPRLLKMVEHLSDEQLAKMRLGGHDPLKVYAAYKAATEHKGSPTVILAKTIKGYGLGESGEGKNITHQQKKINDEELSIFRSRFGIPVPDEQLHGAPFYRPADDSLEIQYLQARRKELGGYMPSRKSGDAPLEPLPEDIFEEFYKGTEGRKVSTTMVFVRMLSKLLRDKQVGRLIVPIIPDEARTFGMEAMFRQVGIYSSVGQLYEPVDMDTLLYYKEAKDGQILEEGITEAGSMAEFMAAGTAYSTHGINAIPFFIYYSMFGLQRVGDLVWAAGDMRTRGFLVGGTAGRTTLAGEGLQHQDGHSHLLAYPVPNLVAYDPAFAYEIAVIVQDGIRRMYVNKENIFYYITVMNEPWEMPHMPEGAREGILKGLYRLKPSEKKDAKLRAQLLGSGAILLEVLKAQQMLEDKYGVAADVWSVTSYKNLYTDGIDADRWNMLHPAEKPRVPYVTQSLQTAPKDTVFVAASDYVKTLPESISQWVPGKLVALGTDGFGRSEKRASLRDFFEVDARYIVLATLSALARDGKIKADVVQKAIQDLGIKADKPNPVTV
- a CDS encoding XRE family transcriptional regulator — encoded protein: MLTETLIEGLKPYTIGEKLRGLRLKKSMGLVELGKHTGLSAALISKLERGKLFPTLPTLLRIAMVFGVGLDYFFTEERQRHVVAIARKQERTRFPETPGTSDISYFFESLDFKATERKFGAYFAQFEPVAHRKAKPHQHAGVEFVYVIAGKLAIKIGSDEHELRAGDAIYFDSTVLHSYRRAGNRPCNGVVITMAS
- the lpdA gene encoding dihydrolipoyl dehydrogenase, whose protein sequence is MANESLRIAVVGGGPGGYAAAFLAADLGMKVTLIAMETNPGGVCLYRGCIPSKALLHVAAFINESQHAANWGVTFGEPKIELEKLRSFKEGVVKKLTGGLGQLSKQRGVTFIQGRATFVNSTTLKVEKTKGGEETLSFDRIIIATGSRPATIPTFPKSSRILDSTGGLALENIPKTLLVVGGGYIGLELGTVYSSLGTKVSVVEMTSGLLPGADRDLVTPLHRRLQKQFASIMLNTKVSSMKEEDCGVRVTFDGADVTEKEQVFEKVLVSVGRRPNSEVPGLENTKVKVNQRGFIEVNKQLQTADPAIYAIGDVVGDPMLAHKASHEGRVAAEHIAGHKVAFEPNAIPAVVFTDPEIAWCGLTETQAQNEGREVTVAKFPWGASGRAMTLDRTEGVTKLVIDPKTERVLGVGICGPGAGEMISEGVLAVEMAAVAADMKLTIHPHPTLSETVMEAAESFYGQATHIYRPKR
- a CDS encoding 2-oxo acid dehydrogenase subunit E2, with product MAIEFKLPELGENIEAGDLVRVMINPGDTVSTGQAVMELETDKAVIEVPSTVSGKVQDVRVAQGEKVHVGQVIFTVEGDGASAAAEAKPATPKQEAAPKQEASQQEKPKAEKKDTPKPMATPAEVPAGGTLEYKLPELGENIEQGDLVRLMVKPGDAVAEGQPVMELETDKAVIEVPSSVNGTVKDVSVSAGQKIKVGQTIFSYQAAAGAPAASAPLAPSPEAAPAPVPPSQAEDEASSTQVARETYQAARKLEGKTEREAFPPDAHAGVEHAPYPPQLEKTAGADQRPPIAAAPSVRRLARELGLDIYNVKGTGPGERITEGDVKSFAKGIVSGAAAPKAAPETGGLPFPRTKLPDFSKWGPIEKVSMRGVRRKTAEHLAEAWISIPHVTQFDKADITGLEELRARFAPKVEAAGGKMTVTAIALKVIASALKVFPQVNATIDPANEEVIYKRYINIGVAVDTDRGLLVPVIRNVDKKNIVELAAELSQLSTKARNKKLTPEDMEGGTFTITNLGGIGGTAFTPIVNLPEVAILGMSRSRMEPVWVKDKFEPRLIMPLSLSYDHRLIDGADAARFLRWVVEALEQPFLLSVQG